In Papaver somniferum cultivar HN1 chromosome 1, ASM357369v1, whole genome shotgun sequence, a genomic segment contains:
- the LOC113291388 gene encoding beta-adaptin-like protein C has protein sequence MSGHDSKYFSTTKKGEIPELKDELNSQYKDKKKDAVKKVIAAMTVGKDVSSLFTDVVNCMQTENLELKKLVYLYLINYAKSQPDLAILAVNTFVKDSQDPNPLIRALAVRTMGCIRVDKITEYLCDPLQRCLKDDDPYVRKTASICVAKLYDINAELVEDRGFLDTLKDLISDNNPMVVANAVAALAEIQENSSKPIFEITSHTLSKLLTALNECTEWGQVFILDALSKYKAADAREAENIVERVTPRLQHANCAVVLSAVKMILQQMELITSTDVVRNLCKKMAPPLVTLLSAEPEIQYVALRNINLIVQRRPTILAHEIKVFFCKYNDPIYVKMEKLEIMIKLASDRNIDQVLLEFKEYATEVDVDFVRKAVRAIGRCAIKLERAAERCISVLLELIKIKVNYVVQEAIIVIKDIFRRYPNTYESIIATLCESLDTLDEPEAKASMIWIIGEYAERIDNADELLESFLESFPEEPALVQLQLLTATVKLFLKKPTEGPQQMIQVVLNNATVETDNPDLRDRAYIYWRLLSTDPEAAKDVVLAEKPVISDDSNQLDSSLLDELLANIATLSSVYHKPPEAFVTRVKATAQRPDDDEYPDGAETGFSESSVNEGITSPSASSSSGSYAATRQAAPAPAPAPAPAPVPDLLGDLMGLDNALVPADQPTSPRGPPLPVVLPAATGQGLQISAQVTRQDGQVFYNMSFENNTQVPLDGFMIQFNKNTFGLAAAGQLQVPQLQPGTTASVLLPMVLLQNLSPGPPTSLLQVAVKNNQQPVWYFNDKVSLLVLFSEDGRMERANFLETWKSLPDSNEVTKDLPGIVVNSVEATLDKLAASNMFFIAKRRHANQEVLYLSAKIPRGIPLLIELTAVIGIPGVKCAIKTPSPEMAPLFFEALEILLKG, from the exons atgagtgGGCACGATTCTAAGTACTTCTCCACTACAAAGAAAGGAGAAATCCCTGAACTTAAAGATGAACTTAATTCTCAGTATAAG GATAAGAAAAAGGATGCAGTAAAGAAAGTTATTGCTGCAATGACCGTTGGGAAGGATGTTTCCTCGCTGTTCACAGATGTGGTGAACTGCATGCAAACGGAGAATTTGGAGCTGAAGAAGCTTGTTTATTtgtatcttattaattatgcaaAAAGCCAGCCAGATCTTGCAATTCTTGCTGTAAATACATTCGTGAAG GATTCACAAGATCCAAATCCTTTGATTCGGGCATTAGCTGTACGGACAATGGGATGCATCCGTGTTGATAAAATCACAGAATATCTCTGCGATCCTCTTCAGAGATGTCTCAAG GATGATGATCCCTATGTTCGCAAGACAGCATCTATTTGTGTTGCTAAATTATATGATATTAATGCGGAGCTAGTGGAAGATAGAGGATTCTTGGATACTCTgaaggatttgatatctgataACAATCCGATGGTTGTAGCAAATGCTGTTGCAGCTCTTGCAGAGATTCAGGAGAATAGTAGTAAACCAATCTTTGAAATCACTAGTCATACACTATCCAAGCTCTTGACTGCTCTGAATGAATGTACTGA ATGGGGTCAAGTTTTCATTCTGGATGCCCTTTCCAAATACAAGGCAGCTGATGCTCGTGAAGCTGAAAACATAGTTGAACGAGTTACTCCACGACTGCAGCATGCGAACTGTGCTGTAGTGCTATCAGCTGTTAAG ATGATCCTTCAACAAATGGAACTCATCACCAGTACCGATGTTGTTCGAAATCTTTGCAAGAAAATGGCCCCTCCTCTTGTAACGCTTCTTTCTGCTGAACCTGAGATACAGTATGTTGCATTGCGGAACATTAACCTTATAGTCCAAAGGCGACCCACAATCCTTGCTCATGAAATCAAG gttttcttcTGCAAATACAACGATCCAATTTATGTGAAGATGGAAAAATTAGAGATCATGATTAAGCTTGCATCCGACCGGAATATAGATCAG GTCCTGTTAGAATTCAAGGAATACGCCACCGAAGTTGACGTGGATTTTGTCAGAAAAGCTGTCCGTGCTATTGGTCGCTGTGCCATCAAGTTAGAAAGAGCAGCTGAACGGTGTATAAGTGTTTTGCTTGAGCTTATAAAGATTAAAGTAAACTATGTCGTCCAGGAGGCTATTATTGTCATCAAGGATATCTTTAGGCGATATCCTAACAC CTACGAATCCATCATTGCAACACTTTGTGAGAGCTTAGACACCTTAGACGAGCCGGAAGCAAAG GCATCCATGATTTGGATAATTGGTGAATATGCAGAACGAATTGACAATGCTGATGAGCTCCTTGAAAGCTTCTTGGAGAGTTTCCCGGAAGAGCCAGCTTTGGTTCAGTTGCAATTGCTTACAGCCACTGTTAAGTTGTTTCTGAAGAAGCCAACAGAAGGCCCACAACAAATGATTCAG GTAGTCCTGAATAATGCTACTGTGGAGACGGACAATCCAGATCTGCGTGATCGGGCCTACATTTATTGGCGTCTTCTTTCAACAGATCCTGAG GCAGCGAAAGATGTGGTCTTAGCTGAGAAACCTGTGATAAGCGATGATTCTAACCAACTTGATTCTTCACTTCTCGATGAACTTCTTGCAAACATTGCAACTCTTTCGTCTGTCTATCATAAGCCCCCAGAAGCCTTTGTAACCCGTGTTAAAGCTACTGCTCAAAGACCAGATGATGACGAGTATCCTGATGGTGCAGAGACAGGGTTTTCTGAATCATCTGTCAATGAAGGCATTACTTCACCTTCCGCTAGTTCAAGTAGTGGTTCATATGCTGCTACAAGGCAAGCAGCACCAGCCCCGGCACCAGCACCAGCACCTGCTCCGGTGCCTGATTTGCTTGGTGACCTGATGGGTCTGGATAATGCTCTTGTCCCTGCTGACCAGCCGACATCACCTCGTGG GCCTCCATTACCTGTTGTGCTTCCAGCAGCAACTGGTCAAGGCTTACAAATCAGTGCCCAAGTTACAAGGCAAGATGGACAAGTATTTTACAACATGTCTTTTGAGAACAATACACAAGTTCCTCTAGATGGATTCATGATTCAATTCAACAAAAACACATTTGGTCTTGCAGCTGCCGGTCAATTACAG GTTCCCCAACTACAACCTGGCACAACCGCGTCGGTCCTTCTGCCTATGGTTTTACTCCAGAATCTCTCCCCTGGCCCCCCTACCTCGCTGTTGCAGGTTGCAGTGAAAAACAATCAGCAGCCTGTATGGTACTTCAATGACAAAGTTTCCTTGTTAGTGTTGTTCTCAGAAGATGGTAGAATGGAGCGTGCAAACTTTCTCGAG ACATGGAAGTCCCTTCCTGATTCGAATGAGGTTACAAAAGACCTTCCAGGCATTGTGGTGAACAGTGTGGAGGCGACTCTTGACAAATTGGCTGCATCCAATATGTTTTTCATTGCAAAGAGAAGGCATGCAAACCAGGAAGTGTTGTATCTGTCTGCCAAGATTCCAAGAGGGATCCCCTTGCTCATTGAACTTACAGCTGTCATTGGGATCCCTGGCGTTAAATGTGCAATTAAGACACCAAGCCCTGAAATGGCCCCTCTCTTCTTTGAAGCTTTGGAAATTCTTCTCAAGGGTTGA